The Candidatus Saganbacteria bacterium nucleotide sequence TCAAGCGTGAACCTCCTCGCCATTATGAGACCGATATCCCCGGAACCGATGATTACAACTTCCCTCCCAGGCAAAAGCCCTTCAATATTAATAAGCTTTTGGGCAAGTCCTGCCGAGAAAACACCTGACGGTCTCGTGCCGGGAATATGCGTCATCTCCCTTGTCTTCTCCCTGCATCCGGTCGCCATGATCACCGCTTTTGCTTTCACTTGCTCTAACCTTCCCGGCTTTATGTAAGTGATCACCTTTTCGCCCTCACCCTTCCCCTCTCCCAGAGGGAGAGGGTGGTTATCCATAGAATTGATTTCCAACTTCACCACGAACGACTTTAAGCTTATCTCGATCCCTTTAATATCCCTGACTTTTTTTATGAACCTGTCCGCGTATTCCGGGCCAGTTAAAATATCCTTAAAATATTCGAGTCCGAAACCTGTATGTATGCACTGGTTCAGTATCCCGCCAAGATACTGGTCTCTTTCAAGCAAAAGGATGTCCTTAATACCGCATTCATACGCAGAAATGGCAGCCGCCATACCAGCTGGGCCTCCACCGACGATTATTAACTCTCGTTGTTCCATATTATCTTTAAATGACTAATTACTAATGACTAATGTCTAATTAATGAAAATATTATTATTAAATAATTACTCCTTCATTAGTCATTAAGAATTAGTCATTAGTAATTCTCCTGCCCCCTTTTATCATCTCCGATCCTTTTCCTCTCTTTGTTATTTTGGTTATCGGGATAAACATTTCCTCGGCCAAAATCTTCATCGCCCTTGTCGTGCAGAAGCTTCCGTGACATCTGCCCGACTGGCATCTCGTGCGGAACTTTATCCCGTCCATCGTCCGCGCCCCGCGTTTCACGGCTTCCCTTATTTCTTTTGCCGACACCATCTCGCATCTGCAGATTATATCGCCGTACGAAGGATCCTTAGAGATAAAATCTCTTATCTTTTTAAAAGGCATCTCAAAAATATGGACGGTCCTTTTTCTGTGTTTCTTAAAGAAAAGTTTTCTTCTCATAGACAGTCCGTTCTTTTTTAATATGTCTTTGACCATCAGCGCTATCGCAGGAGCTGAAGTCAGCCCGGGTGACTGTATGCCGGCGACATTCACGAAACCCGGGACTTTATCCTCATGGCGGATTATAAAATCTTCGCCGGCTACAGGCCTGAGTCCCGCAAAATACGCGATTATGTCATTTTCGCTGATGGTCGGGATCATCTTCCGGACGCTTTCTATCACCTTTTTCATTCCTTCATCCGTTGTTGAAAGATCTTCTTTTGAATCTACCTCTTCGGCGGTGGGACCTACCATCGGATTTCCATCTGCAGTCTTTATGACAAGGATGCCTTTTGAGTTCTTTTGCGGAAGAGGAAAGAGCAAGTGTCTGGTTATATGCTCTTTTTTCTTATCGAGAATGAACTCCTCGCCTTTCCTGGGTTTGATCGTAAAAGTATCAATATCGACAAGTCTTGAAACATCATCAGCGTAAAGACCCGCACAATTGATCACAAACCGCGACCGGAAGGTTCCGTTTGAGGTGACGATCTCAAATCTGGGGTCATTGCTGCCGACATAATACGGGGATCTCTTTATGGAAACGACTTTTTCTCCGGTCAAAATCGTCACCCCGTTGGCAGCAGCGTTCTCCGCTATATCATAAACAAACCTGTACGGGCTTATTATGCCTGCCGTAGGAGCGAAAAGCGCCGCCACGACATCTCCAGTAAGATTTGGTTCATTTGCTTTTAACCACGCGCGGTCAACTATCCGAAGTGACGGGACACCAAGCTTTTCCGCTTCGGCCTTGATCTCATTAAGACGTAATATATCTTCCTGTGAGGATGCAAGAATGAGCTCGCCGACTTCCCTGAAATCGACACCCAGCTCTTTCGCCCACTGCCTGACAAGTCTGTTTCCCTGCACGCAAAGCCTGCCTTTTAATGAGCCTGCAGGGTTCTGCGTTCCCGGATGGATTATCCCGCTGTTCGATTTTGATACTCCGAAAGCAAGCTCTTCTTCTTTTTCAAGGAGGGCTGTTGAAAGTCTATAGCGGGATAATTCTCTGGCAATCGCAGTACCTGTTACTCCCCCGCCGATTATCAGGACATCGTATATACCATTCATAGATGTCATTTTAATGATGATGGCGGTATTTATCAACCGGTTGAGATCTAAATCGCGTGAAATTCCAGATAATTTTTAACGATAGATATAGTAGAGGGATATAAATGGCTGTCTCGATGATCAACGGAGTAAGGGCAAATCCGCTTTACGTGAGCAAATCCGGCCCAAGATTCGCATGCATACAGACCCAGGGGATGGGACGTATTTTATTCGGTGCGCCTCCCGAAGTCATAAAGCATTTCATGCCTGACTTTTTTATTTCAAAAGACCCTTCCAAAATACCTACTACTCTAGTCGCTCCGAGGAATCTTTTTTCAAACGGGCATATTCTCCTTGAACCGGAGTTCCCTCAGTACGCTAATACGTATTTTGCGAACCGCAATCTCAGGATACTCGCGACCGGTGAACAGACATCAAGGATAAAGACCATACTCGGAGAGGCAAATTTCGGACCTTTGGATATCATGCCTGCAGATATAAGAAGGGAGATAGAATATTTCGCGCCGAAGAAGCCCGACAGTACGATGAAGACCATAAACGACATGGTGGATTTTAGGGAACTGGATGAAAGATCGGAGTTCAAACTGAACGGAGTGACGATCAGGAACATCGGAGAGGGCGTTTTCAGGGTATCCGAGCACGGGAGAGAGATCGCCACTGTCGATACTTCGGTCTTTGAGAACAACGGTAACGGCAAGATCGAATTTGCCAATCAGCCGTTCATACCGCCTGTGTTCGGGATGACATTCGTGGGCACGACAAGCGGATTTGATGCCTCCGGAAGGACTACAAGCATGATCCTGTGGGCCGGAACAGGCAGGAAAGGCATCTTTATAGATCCTCTTTCAGACCCGCAAGCCGCGCTTGCTAAACTCGGGATAGAGGTGACCAGCATCCCTCACGTGTTCCTGTCGCACACGCATGCCGATCATGATGCGGGCGTGCTCGCAAGCGTACTGAACGGTAACAGGGTCAATCTCATAGCATCTGCCTTGACGTATGCAAGCTTTTTAAGGAAAGGACAAGCATACAGCGGGATCGACATCTCTCATCTAATAAGCTGGATAGAAGCTCGTTTTGGGGAGACGCTGAAGATCCCCGGAATGCCGGCGCTTGAACTCGATATATCAAGGGCCTTCCATTTTGTACCGACCACAAGGTTCATTGCGAGATTCACCGATAATATCCCCGGCCTGCCCAATCGCGAGAGATCGATCGCATACAGCGCAGATACCCTTTATGGTCGGGAAATCCTTGCCAAATGCAAGGAGATCGGCGTGATAAATACTGAAAGACACAGAGACCTCACGGATTTTGTAGAAAAATGTCCGGCGGACAGACTTGTTCATGAAGCAGGCAATGTTCCCCATACGGACCCTTTGAATTTCGCGGGGCTTACGGACGAGATAAAACGAAAGATGGTCCTGGTGCATACGGGCAAAGTTCCGGACGGCGTGAACATCCCTATCGCAAGGGAAAGAGAGACTATTCCGCTTATATCTTCAAGGGACGAGACCGCGGAAATATTCCAGGCTATGTCGGGCAATAGGATATTCGGCAGCCTTCCCGCACGCCTCATCTCGCAGGTCGCCCGGAATTCAAGGATGCGGCTTTTTATAGACGGGGAAAATATCGCCCGCGAGGGTGATCCCGGCGATAATTTTTATTTTATTATAAACGGCCATGCCAGTGTCGAGGCCAAAGGCATCCAGGCAGTGCTTAAAGCCGGGGACTATTTCGGGGAAGCAAGCCTTTTGACCGGACTTCCCAAGAAC carries:
- a CDS encoding FAD-dependent oxidoreductase: MEQRELIIVGGGPAGMAAAISAYECGIKDILLLERDQYLGGILNQCIHTGFGLEYFKDILTGPEYADRFIKKVRDIKGIEISLKSFVVKLEINSMDNHPLPLGEGKGEGEKVITYIKPGRLEQVKAKAVIMATGCREKTREMTHIPGTRPSGVFSAGLAQKLINIEGLLPGREVVIIGSGDIGLIMARRFTLEGAKVKAVIEILKESRGLKRNISQCIEDFDIPIYYRHRVSRIYGKDRVEGVDVVNVDESLKDIPDSIFHIGCDTVLMSVGLIPENELLEMAGAQIDKNTNSPVSGQINQTSIPGIFCCGNSYKVYDIADSVTKDSILAGRTAAEYIGASGKLLMTN
- a CDS encoding NAD(P)/FAD-dependent oxidoreductase — encoded protein: MNGIYDVLIIGGGVTGTAIARELSRYRLSTALLEKEEELAFGVSKSNSGIIHPGTQNPAGSLKGRLCVQGNRLVRQWAKELGVDFREVGELILASSQEDILRLNEIKAEAEKLGVPSLRIVDRAWLKANEPNLTGDVVAALFAPTAGIISPYRFVYDIAENAAANGVTILTGEKVVSIKRSPYYVGSNDPRFEIVTSNGTFRSRFVINCAGLYADDVSRLVDIDTFTIKPRKGEEFILDKKKEHITRHLLFPLPQKNSKGILVIKTADGNPMVGPTAEEVDSKEDLSTTDEGMKKVIESVRKMIPTISENDIIAYFAGLRPVAGEDFIIRHEDKVPGFVNVAGIQSPGLTSAPAIALMVKDILKKNGLSMRRKLFFKKHRKRTVHIFEMPFKKIRDFISKDPSYGDIICRCEMVSAKEIREAVKRGARTMDGIKFRTRCQSGRCHGSFCTTRAMKILAEEMFIPITKITKRGKGSEMIKGGRRITND
- a CDS encoding cyclic nucleotide-binding domain-containing protein, whose protein sequence is MAVSMINGVRANPLYVSKSGPRFACIQTQGMGRILFGAPPEVIKHFMPDFFISKDPSKIPTTLVAPRNLFSNGHILLEPEFPQYANTYFANRNLRILATGEQTSRIKTILGEANFGPLDIMPADIRREIEYFAPKKPDSTMKTINDMVDFRELDERSEFKLNGVTIRNIGEGVFRVSEHGREIATVDTSVFENNGNGKIEFANQPFIPPVFGMTFVGTTSGFDASGRTTSMILWAGTGRKGIFIDPLSDPQAALAKLGIEVTSIPHVFLSHTHADHDAGVLASVLNGNRVNLIASALTYASFLRKGQAYSGIDISHLISWIEARFGETLKIPGMPALELDISRAFHFVPTTRFIARFTDNIPGLPNRERSIAYSADTLYGREILAKCKEIGVINTERHRDLTDFVEKCPADRLVHEAGNVPHTDPLNFAGLTDEIKRKMVLVHTGKVPDGVNIPIARERETIPLISSRDETAEIFQAMSGNRIFGSLPARLISQVARNSRMRLFIDGENIAREGDPGDNFYFIINGHASVEAKGIQAVLKAGDYFGEASLLTGLPKNATIKGLSSGSLIEITRHDFELMIKKVPELRSRLKNVLETRPTLSQIVFLKNLKADALADLSSRFEVKRARKGQKIIRQGQQGDALYVIKKGQVKIVHKNEKGRVVLKATLGENEVFGEISLVKNMKCTATVEIVSEGAELLQLPRKEFDDIREDMPGLIFHLTRLAQQRLDQLNKSAK